The Capillibacterium thermochitinicola DNA window CTTACCAGCCCGGGCCGCCATATCTTCCGGGCTCCGGTAAGCATACTTCTGATGGGAAAAGGGCATATGTTCCTTGATTGTTGAAAAGCGCTGGTAAGGGCCGCAGCGTTTGTGCCTGGCCACGAGCATTCCTTGATGGTAGATCTCAACTATCGTCTGAGTGGCTAAAATCTCGACAGATTTTCCAACAAGCTTGTATGGGACGCTGTAAAGGCTCTTCTCAAACTCCACATGGTAGTCCATGTGAACCGTAGCTTTCTTCCATTGGCGCATTTCATACCGCTTCTCAGGTAGAGGCTTGAGTGCCGGTTTGTCGATTTCCAGGAACCATGAGGTTCTTGAACCATGCAGTTTCTGAAAAGGACGATTATTCAACGCTTCAAGCTCTTTAAGAACCGCGGCATTTGCCTCGTCAAGGCTAAAGAATGTGTAGTCCCTCAGGGCTGCCAAAATGTTGCGCTCCACATGAAGAACCGCGTTTTCGACTTTGGCTTTGTCATTCGGTTTGCGCACTCTCGTGGGGAGAACAACTACTCCATAGTGACGGGCCATGTCGGCATAGGTCGGATTGATCTCAGGATCATAATAATTGGCCTTTGTAACACCAGTTTTCAGGTTGTCTGGCACTACTATGACAGGTATTCCGCCAAAGAACTCAAAGGCCAAACAGTGGCCAAGAATCCAGTAATTTAGCTCCATAGCCGGAAACAGATGCGCAAAACAGTAATTACTGGCTCCTAAGACGGCTACGAACATATACGCTGGATGAATATCACCGGTAACCGGGTCGTAGATGGGAAAAGTCTGTCCAGCCCAGTCAACAAAGACCTTTTCTCCGGCCTTATGGTGCTGGCGCATGACAACATCAAGATGCTTGGCCCACTGCCGGTAATGGTAACAAAACTGTGTGTACTGAAACCCATCGGGATGTAGCTCTTTGTATTCCCACCACAGGAGTTTAAGAGTTACACCTGGTCTGGACAGCTCTTTATGAACCTGCTGCCAATCAGGCATTACATGAGGCGGCTTTCTGGTGCTGACATCAACGTAGAGCAGTGCTTCCAGTTCCTTATCAGTCATCTGTTGCA harbors:
- the istA gene encoding IS21 family transposase, translating into MAARRISVRKILEILKLKWQDGLSNRQIAVNCNVSPSTVSDLIQRATHAGLSWPSVQQMTDKELEALLYVDVSTRKPPHVMPDWQQVHKELSRPGVTLKLLWWEYKELHPDGFQYTQFCYHYRQWAKHLDVVMRQHHKAGEKVFVDWAGQTFPIYDPVTGDIHPAYMFVAVLGASNYCFAHLFPAMELNYWILGHCLAFEFFGGIPVIVVPDNLKTGVTKANYYDPEINPTYADMARHYGVVVLPTRVRKPNDKAKVENAVLHVERNILAALRDYTFFSLDEANAAVLKELEALNNRPFQKLHGSRTSWFLEIDKPALKPLPEKRYEMRQWKKATVHMDYHVEFEKSLYSVPYKLVGKSVEILATQTIVEIYHQGMLVARHKRCGPYQRFSTIKEHMPFSHQKYAYRSPEDMAARAGKLGKHAEEWAHGLFERCEHPEQGYRAVLGLIQLAKKYSAKRVNNACKRAITYGAYSYRSIKSILEKGLDRVPVDHPPQLALPEHENIRGAAYYAEKGGDERWVLNRH